GGCAAAATTTTAGCGGAATACCAGTTGTACTTGATAAAACCAACTAAAGCGGCGAATGTGATTAAGAATATGACTGTTCCAATACTTTTGTGCAATGCAGCATAGATCCCTAAACCTAAAAAATAAACGATGCCCATTCCAGCCTCCAATCCATTAAACCCTGCAAGCAAATTCACAGCGTTAGACGCTCCTACAACACCCAGTGGTATTAACAAGAGGGGGTAAACAATAGGTCCGAAATCAATAGTTCCCCAAAACGGAATCTCCATTTTGGTTACACCAGCACTTACTGCCATAAGCGGAATAGCAGCAGGCAAGGTTAGCAAAGGTTTCAACCATTGAGAGATTCCGACCCTAATATTTTCACCTTCTTTTGTTCCTATCACTTTTGATTTTACGTTCAAATCATCGAGCAAACCTACAAACATGACTATAACAATAGAGACGGTGACCGCTAGAAGATAAACCAACCATTCTTCCAGCTCGTAGATGGGTCTAAATGAATACCCTAAATACGTCTGCAAACCTATATAGGCCAACAGGCCAGATAAAACTCCGAAGGCGACACAAATCCCTCCAGAAGTAGCCAACTTTGGTTTGTTCTTTTTCTGGAGGTCTAAACCAACAATCCCAGCGGTGCACAAGAATTTTATGAAGTGAGGGGTGATGAAAAAAGTTGTAACGAATGATATCAACACGGAAATTAATAAGACAATCATTTTGCTGCACTTCAATGCTTTTTCAATTTATTGGGTTTGTGACTTCTTCAGCTTTTTGAAACTCCGCCTTATCTGTTTTTTATCTTTATGAATCTAGATTCTAGTACAAAAGAGTATCGTGATTGATGTGATAAAAGTTGATAATAGGAACACCATAGTAGTGAACACTCAAAAAAAGAGAAAACCTTTCTGAGATTCTCTTCTTTAGCTCTACTTTCACTTGGCTGCAACGAGGTAGACTGAGAGCCTCTTCTCATAGCCGTTATCCTACAATTATTCGGCCCAAACACCTCGCCCTACACCACGGTATACGAAGCCCTCTTTTTCTGCCTTGACAGGATCTATAACACGGCCCATATCAATAATTGCAGCGGGTTTCTTAACCAAAAACTTGATTTTTCCCAAATTTAATCGTCTGAACCGGTCGTGGCCCACAGCAATGACTAAACAATCTGCCTTCTCAACGGTTTTCTTTAAAGTTCTTTCAGCAGAATACCCCATTTTCACTAACTCTTTGTAGGAAAAAAGAGGATCATACACCCGAACTACCATGCCTTTTTTGTTCAGCATATTTATGAACCTCTTTGCTTGGGAACCATCTGCCACCTTTACATTTGGACGACAAGAAATGCCAAAGATCGATACCTTAGCTCTTCGCATGTTTTTACCACATACTCGTAGCGCATCTCTCACTAAACGAACCGTATGCCCCAACATTTCATCATTTATTTTTCTTGCAAGCGTTACCATAGGAAGCTTTACGTTCAGTGTTTCCGATTCTTCGACGAGAAGATAGTGGTCTTGTATAGCATATTCGTTGACAATTTCTGGAGTGGTCAGGTGGCAATTGGGTTGCGTGCTAGCTGCTTTCTGTGCTTCAACGATGTCTATTCCTGCTTTTTCGCAAAAGAGAGCAAAGTTGTTTGCCAACGCGAGGTTGATGTCTTGATAGACACTTTCGAATAACTTGACAGCTTCCGCTGTCTTTATGTTCTTCACCTTCACTATTTCTCCGGTTACGATTGTGCTTAAAACAAGGCAGCCAGTTCTCAAGCTTTGTTCATCAACAGCTCCAACAACCCTTGTACAGGCATTGATGTCTTGTAAAACTTGCCCGGGGATGGCGTGAATCGGACTGTAAGCTAAACCAAAGTTGATTCCAGCCTTTAGGCCAGATGTGTTCTCAAGCGTTTCCTTTACTAGGCTTTCAGTCACCCCGGGACCTGTAGCACTTGCAGAAATGATCATAGATCCTAGGCGCAACTCCATACCTACGTCTTTGCATGCCTTCTCAATAGCCGAGTAGTCAGGCTTTTTCCTTCTATCGATAAGCGTTGGAACAACAAACATGATGATGTCGCTTGCTGAGGCAGCTTCTCTAGTGTCCTGTGTAGCTTTAAGATGACCATTTTTTATGTGGTTCTCTAGAAGCACGTCAAGCCTAGGCTCCATGAATGGGGTCTTGCCTTTCTTTATCAGGTTGATGGTGCGTTGGTTTGCATCTACAGCAATGACTTTGAACCCTGCTTCGGCGAAAAGGCAAGCATGGGACAGGCCCATTCGTCCGCATCCTATAACGCTAAGTGTGTATTTTTCGCGTTTTTCAGGGGTGTTAATATCTTCTTTTTTAAGCGTCATCATTTCGGGCATTTTTTCACGTCGCCTCTATTTTTTACGTTTGTCTTTAGGTATCCGGCCAGTTTGTATAATAGTTTATGTAGCTATGGTATAGCATCCAAGTTTCTCGTGAAACAATAATTTAGAACGTTTGAGACACATGTTTTTTACTTAACATTCAATCAATTTCTTTAATTGTACTCTAATAACATCACCATGTCTAGCGCGTGGGAAACAGTTAAAAGGTGTTTAAATTAACAGATTTTTCACTTTCATCGGAGACAACTGTGTTGACTGACGTGGCGCAGAGTAAGAAAGCGAAAATTTTTAAAAGGCTGCGAATCGATGACCATTTTCTGTTCAATTTGGGACGAAGTTTTCCTATCGTCTATTCAGTAGCATTATGCATTTTCTGCATTGTATATAGAGTGTATCCCGCACCTGATTTTCTCGTTTTATGCCTCTTCGTGTATGCGGCATATATAAAGCGGGTTCAACGTTTCATTAAGGACTGGGTTCCATTCATTGCTTTGTTCTTGGCGTATGATGCTATGCGTGGAATTGCGAATAATATAACGGGAATAGTTCACGTCACTGAACTGATAAGTGCCGAATTGCATGTATTCGGCATGATTCCGACTCTAGTGCTTCAGCAATTTTATAGGAACCCCGTTCTCGACTGGACTGGAGGATTTTTTTACGCTTTACACTTCATAGTTCCCATGATGTTTGGTTTTATTCTATGGAACCGTTCTCCAGAAAATTATCGAAAGTATGTTTTTGCTTTGCTCTTGTGTTCTTATAGTGCACTAATAACCTTCTTGGTTTATCCTTCTGCGCCTCCATGGTTTGGGGTAGACGCGGAGCGAATTTTGTTTCACTTAGACGGAGTGGTAGGTGTGCCTTTCTATGCCACGATTTACGCTTTTTTTGAACCTAACCCTTTTGCCGCTCTTCCAAGTCTTCATGCTGCGTATCCTTGGTTGATTTCGCTCTTCGCCATCAAGATTAAGCGAATTAAAGCGTTGCCTGTTCTCATATTTTCGTTTGGAGTCTGGTTCAGCGCGGTTTATATGGGTGAACATTACGTTATTGACTTGGTGGCTGGAGTTGCCTATGCAACAGTAGCGTTCTTTTTGGTAGAGAAATTGACTAAATGACCTTTTGTAGTGAAGATTTGCAGAATCAGGTGCTTTTGCATTTATTTATTATTTCGTGAAGTTTTGCTTTGTATTCGTTAACAAGATGAACCGCTTTGCTCCTTGTTTTTCCCTCAGCATAAAATCGGTAGATAGGTTCGGTTCCACTAGGTCTTATAAGAATTGAACTTTTGTCTGTGAACCATATTTTTACGCCGTCAGTTATGTCTATGTTCATATTCTTCACTTTTTTAATGAGTTCTTTTAACACTTGTTCTTTGAGTTCGTTTGGACACTGTAGCTTATCTTTTTCTATGTGGTAAACGGGTAATTTCGCTAATAATTCTGATAGTTTCTTTTCGGTTTTTGCCATAATATCCAAAATCAACGCGGTGGTCATTGCTCCGTCTCGAACTGGTTGATGAGGCGCATAGAACACGCCACCATTTTCTTCACCGCCGAGTTTTGCGTTTACCTTTTTCATCACGTGAGAAACAACGATGCTACCAACTTTGGTCCAAACCACTTTACCCCTATATTCATCGGCTATTTCTTTGATAAGGCTGGATGAGCTTACTGGGGTGACAATTATTTCTCCCGGTTTGTTTTGTAAAAAGTGTTTTTCGATGAGCGCGAAGGTTCGGTCTCCCCAGTAGATTTCGCCTCTTTCATCGACGAAAATTGAACGATCAGCATCTCCGTCGTAAGCTACGCCCATGTCTGCATTGATCGCTTTCACCGTTAATGCTAGTTCACCTAAGTTTTCTGGTTTAGGCTCCGAAGGTCTGCTTGGGGAGGCTCCATCAACATTTGCGTTTATTGTGGTAACTCGGCATCCCATTTCTCGGAGCATATAAGGCGCAGTCAAGCTACCTACACCGTTTCCCGGATCTACCACAACGTGAAAACGTCTTTTCCGAAGGGTGGTAACATCTACATGTTTTTTTATAGCCTCTTTGTATGTACCTAAAATTCCGGGTAGTTGGCATATTCTTCCAATATTATCCCATTTTGCTCGTCGAATTTTATCATCGAAAAAAATGTTTTCGATTTTGGTCTCCTGTTCCCGAGGCAGCTCGATTCCGTCATCAGCAATCACTTTGATTCCGTTATATTCCGGTGGATTATGAGAAGCTGTGATGATTACGCCGCCGTTCATCTTGTTATGTTTAATCGCGTATTGAATCGCTGGTGTAGGGGCTAATCCAACATTATAGACAGTGCATCCTGTTGAAGTTAGACTTCCGGTCAGAGCTTGGGCGAACATTGGGCTACTGGTTCTGCCGTCGTGTCCTATTACAATTTGTCCGCTTTGAAAAAATGTTCCGATGGCTTCTCCGATTTTCGTTATGAATTCAGGGGTTAAATCGCGATTAACTAATCCGCGGATTCCATTGGTTCCAAAGAGCCGTCTTGATTGCATTGAGTGTTTCCTCCACGAACTTTTTCTTTTTCAAGCGTAATAAAGTTAATAACACGTAGGTTTATAGTAATGGTGCCTACTAATTATACCGATGAATTAAACAGGATTACATCAAACATTTGGGTGTAAGCACGCTTTCTGAAACTTTCCTAAAGGGACAAACTGTTACGCCTTGTGTAAGAGTAATATTGTCTTGGATTACGGCGTGGTCGCCGATAATGCAACCTTCCTTTATTTTCACATGGCTTCCGACAATGACGCCTTCACCGATAATTGTGTCTTTTATTAAGGTGGAATCTGAGATTATGGTTTGAGGAAATATCACTGAGTTTTCAATGTGGGTTTTTTTCCTTATGATAACGTGTTTGCCAATAGCCACGTGGGGACCTATCTTTGATTTCTTTCCAATAGTCACTTCTTCATCGATTATCGTGGGGTCTTTGATTTCTACTTCGCTTTCTATAAAGGAGTTTTTTCCTATCTGACTCTTTTTTATTTTGATGTCAAGTAAAAGCTGATTTACTCTCAGATAATCTCTTGGCTCTCCAATATCGATCCACAGATCCTTGAAATGGTGGCCGTAAATTTTGCTCTCATCAGCTAGTTTAGGAAAAATTTCACGCTCGATTGAAACAGGTTGACCGCTTGGGATGTAATCAAATATTTGTGGATCAAGAATGTACATCCCCGCGTTTACAAGATTGCTAGGTGCTTCTCCACTGGTGGGCTTTTCTACAAATTGTGCAACGCGATTTTTTTCGGCTAGTTCTACGGTTCCATATCGACTGGGGTCTTCAACGTGGTAAAGTGCTATCGTCGCAATTGCGTCATTCTTTTTGTGTTTTTTCAAAAGTTTTGTATGATCGAAGTTGGTGAAGATGTCTCCGTTTATGACGAGAAATGGTTTTTGATCACCGATTAGTTTTTCTGCATTTTTGATGGCTCCTCCGGTTCCTAACGGCTTTTCCTCTATGGAATACGAGAGTTTCATTTCATGTTTTGATTTTCCGTAGTGTTGAATGAGGGTGTCGGCCATGTAGTTTACAGCTAGTATGACTTTTTTGACATGGCTTTTCGCCAGTTTTTCCAGCGTCCAATCTAGTAGAGGCTTGTTTCCAATTGGAAATAGGAGCTTTGGTCTTGTGCAACTGAGTGGTCGTAATCTTGTTGCGAAGCCTCCTGCTAACACTACTGCTTTCAGTTTGACTTCCTCCTTGCAAGTACTAGTATTCTTGTGTGCTTATGTAAGATTTTACTCAAACTCGGATTAGGTCGATTAATTAGGTTTGATTATTTGATATAGTAAGAAAGAGTAAAAAAGAAAATATTGTTTATTTGTATTTCATTTTGATAGTTGTTTTCTGGAAATATGCTGAAAATGCATGCGTGATTTTTGCGTGTCTAATTTTGAGTGCAACTCTTGTGATGATAAAGTGGTGTTGTGTTGTCACGTTGTTTGCGTATGTCTCTCTCTTTAGACCCCCCCCCTATAATTTTTTTAGTTTTTCACAGAGCTTGTTTTGGGTTGGTTTTTTGAAAGTAAGCTTGGAAAGGGTTTATCCCACGATAGGAATAGATGGGAAAAGATAGGAAAAGGTGGAAAAAGATGCAGAAAGATAGGGAAAGATGCGAAAAGATGGGGAAAGATAGCGGCTGTATTGTAGAACATGGGTTTTCATGTGATGCTGCAAACGTGCACATGTGCTCCTTAACCGCAGTTTCCTATACATACGGGGGTAGTCGGTCTTTAAGAGGCGTCTTTTCCCCCACACGTTTAGGTCGATTCTTACAGTGGCGGAATACCGTATTTTTTGTACGCATATACCCCGCGTTGGATGGTTATCTTTGCCGTTTTCTAACAATAATAAATGAAGATTTTGAAGTGGCTTAGCGGGCTTACAGATAAGATTTAATTGAAAGCGGGTGGGTAGATAATTTAGCTCAAGCGGGGGTTGCCAAGCCAGGTTAAAGGCGCAGCCCTGAGGCGGCTGTCCCGTAGGGGTTCGTGGGTTCGAATCCCACCCCCCGCACCTTTTAACAAACCCCATGCGCACGCATTGGTGCGTAAATATGCAAGATAAGCTTAAAAGCAGCTTGAGTTAAGAATGATGACCTATTTCCAAAGGGATGGAGTTGACTTGGCTGTTAATTTAGACGCACTTGCTGTAACCATTATTGTAAACACCATTATATTGTCGCCAGTTCTTTGGCTGTCGGGAAGAGCAATTGTTGGTAAAGACAAAGCAAAATTCACAGACGCCATATTTACAGTTATCATTGGAACCGTGGTTGGTGCACTCTTTGGAGCTTTCTTCGTAGGCTTCATCGCTTCCTTCATCCAACTGATACTTTGGCTCGTATTGGTGAAACACTTCTTTGACTGCGGATGGCTGAAAGCACTTGTCATCTCTATCTTAGCGATTATCATCTTTGCTGTGATTGCCATAATATTAGGACTGGTTGGATTTACACTAATCCAATTTATTTAGCGTGCGCGCATGAGAGGTAATTGACAAAGAAGGTAATTTATGAACAATGCGTAACGCTTACCGGGGAAAGCACAAGTTACGTCTGTAAGATCTTCAGCACTTGTTCATAATATCGAGGACAGTAGGTTAGAGTGATCTGATGAAACGTTCTCGTTGGAGTAATAACCTCTTCAAGGTTCCCTTCCACGTAAACCAGCTCATCCTTCTCTGCCTGCATCCTAAATTCTTCAACGTAGGAAAGAATTCGCTGAACGTTCTCAACTTTCGGTCCCTCCAGAATTTCGATGGGTTCAATCCTGTAAATTGACGGAATAAAGGGTGCATCCTGGTCGTCGGCTATGCGGGCAACGGCCTTAATCCAACCCTTCTTTATGACTTGGGTATTTGGATTATATTCGTTGCAGATTTCCTTCCAGTCTTTCACTGGCTCGAACTCTATCTTAATAATTCTCGCCCAATTCGCATCCTTGAACAAGGCGTAAATCGTCTTCCTTTGTTGATGCCAAAGATACTCTTTTGGGCTGTAGTTCACGAATTTCCAAAGTTTCCCTTCAACAGCCTTCTCGCTTTCAAACTCGTTTCGTAGAGGGCCTTTTTCCCGATAGAAGTCTTCTAGCGTTTCGCCGAGTCTCCTTAATTTTTCTCTGCTATACACGATGAGGTCTATGTCTGAAAATTTGGGTGATAGAAGCCGTGAAGAAGCGAACCGAAAACCCCAAAATCTTTTTCTGACAGCCCTGACCTAGAAGCGACCAAGCTGTACACCTTGTGCAACGCCTTAAGAAGACCATCTCTAGGTTGCCTCTCAATCAACCGCCGAAATCCTTTGTCTGGTCCACGTGTTTCCGTGATGTACGCTCGCGGCACGCCTACGAGGCGCTTTTGTAGAGGTTCATAGAAAAGCGTGTAGCGCGGGTATTTTTCTCGAACGAACTGTAAGCCTTCGTCTGCGTAGAATTTGTAGTAACTGGGTTTTCTTTTCCCGCGAGGGGCCTTAGGATCCATGGACTTGTGAATTGTAGCTGATGCATATTCTGGGTCGCAAACGTATGCGTCATAGGGATGGAAATAGCCATAAACTCGGAAAATAATGTTGTCAGCAGTAATTATGGCGTCGCGGTCCCTAAGCTTTATAGTTGCCAAATGTATTCGTCCCCACGTGTTCCTGTACCTACCACAACTTGATAGGTAGTTTGATCTGTTTCGATATTTTCTACCTGTTCCAGCGTTCCCGAAACCTTGATCTTTTCTCCATGTCTAGCCACGTTTCTGTAATAGCCTATCATAGACGCGACCTTTGTAGGGATTTCGTCTTCGCTGAGTTTTGAGGTTGAATCAAGGGGTTGATAATTTTTGATTTGATAAATGGCTGGTCTGAACATGGCTTCGTTATCATCAACGACCTCGCAGCTGAAAGTAACGTTCCTCATTGCGACGTATTTGTGATTCCCATACTGAACATTTATTTCACCAATCTTTCGCACCGCGTTGTACATGAAAAGTTTGTTCTTGTACCGTCCTCGATACTTCCTCGCTGTGTCAAGCTTCTTGGTGAAAATGTATTTTAGCGTGCCTTCCTCGGCGAGTTTATCAATTGTGTTTTCGAGGCTCCTGAAGTTTTTTGACCCATAAACTACTAGGTCGACATCAGACTTTGTGGTGTGCATGTTCAATGCGATGGATCCGTGGATTCCAAAATCTTTCAGAGGTACTTTGGATTCTGTGGAGAGAAGGGTGATCAGCTCCAAGGCTAGTTTCTGTAGACGATCCTTCCTTTTCTTTTCAAGGAGCCTCTGCAGACATTCTTTTGGCACGTAAACCTTTTCCACGTGTTCCAATGGAACGCTTATAACTTCTTTTCCACGGTAGGGGCAGAAATAGGTGTATTGAGGAAATCTATTTCGAAAGGTTTCTAGGAGCTTTTGATAGTTTTGTGCGGTATAGAGTTTTTCTGGTCGAGCAAGCTCTACGTTCCCGAGTTTCCATGTTTGTCTGAGAAAGCGTATTGGGAAGTGGAGCTTCAGCTTGGATGGAATGTATTTTAGAAAGGAGAATAACAGATTTTTCGGGTGTTCATATCCAAACACGTAAAAGATGAAAAACTCTTTTGTGACAAAGATGTCGCCGTCCCTGGAAGCCCACGCTTTCATGGCGGAACCTTCTGTAGATTGGATAAATATACAATCAACCTTTCTTGATGAAAAAGGCCAACTACTTCATCTCCTTCAAGAAAATATCTCGAAGAATCTCTTTGTTTACGTGAAGTTTTTCTGAAAGTTCTTTCACCCATTTAACGTATGATCGAAATACGCTGCGGACTATCTCAGCCTTTTCATCTCGAGACAAAGCGTTCTCCTTGGCGAGGAGAAGGGCGAACCACTTTCCCAAGTCTGACAGAACATAATACTTCATCCACACAATGCGACTGTCGCTTTCAATCTTTTCCATGTTTTCCTTTAGAATTCCAAGATCAGTCATTGTTTTGAGGTGGCTTATCACAGTTTTGTTGGAATAACTAAGACTTTCAATTAGATTCTTTTGGTAGATTTTTTCAGAAATCCCTTGGTCAATAGAAAACTTTAGGATATCAATGGGGACTTTTGACCCGAAAATGGCCCGTAACACTTTCTGCTTTCTTTTCGCGGGCAAAAAGACGATATAAGGATAGAGCGTTTCACTCATAGATAACCCGGCATGCATCATATTTATGGTCTATAACCGCTTAAGATGCTGACGGCTAACACTGCTGTGACAATGTCTGCTGTCGTTCCTGGACTCAATTTGTGGGCTGGATCTCTAATCTCTTTGTCGAACCTTCTGAATTGACTCATACCTGCTGGAGTTGCTAAGCCACCCCTCTCCAGTACTAGTTTGGCTTGGTCCGAGACCTCCCTCGCTTTGGCTAAATCTACCTTTCTAGCGATAAAGGTGTCTGGAATCTGGGATAGAATCTTGAGGAATGTATGTACCGTCGCGGTGTTTATGTCATTTGTCTCTTTAAGCTGTCGGGAAAAATAGGGGTATCCTAAGTCGAAGGTGATTGAATAGTTGTTTACC
This genomic stretch from Candidatus Bathyarchaeota archaeon harbors:
- the glmM gene encoding phosphoglucosamine mutase, producing the protein MQSRRLFGTNGIRGLVNRDLTPEFITKIGEAIGTFFQSGQIVIGHDGRTSSPMFAQALTGSLTSTGCTVYNVGLAPTPAIQYAIKHNKMNGGVIITASHNPPEYNGIKVIADDGIELPREQETKIENIFFDDKIRRAKWDNIGRICQLPGILGTYKEAIKKHVDVTTLRKRRFHVVVDPGNGVGSLTAPYMLREMGCRVTTINANVDGASPSRPSEPKPENLGELALTVKAINADMGVAYDGDADRSIFVDERGEIYWGDRTFALIEKHFLQNKPGEIIVTPVSSSSLIKEIADEYRGKVVWTKVGSIVVSHVMKKVNAKLGGEENGGVFYAPHQPVRDGAMTTALILDIMAKTEKKLSELLAKLPVYHIEKDKLQCPNELKEQVLKELIKKVKNMNIDITDGVKIWFTDKSSILIRPSGTEPIYRFYAEGKTRSKAVHLVNEYKAKLHEIINKCKST
- a CDS encoding inositol phosphorylceramide synthase codes for the protein MTDVAQSKKAKIFKRLRIDDHFLFNLGRSFPIVYSVALCIFCIVYRVYPAPDFLVLCLFVYAAYIKRVQRFIKDWVPFIALFLAYDAMRGIANNITGIVHVTELISAELHVFGMIPTLVLQQFYRNPVLDWTGGFFYALHFIVPMMFGFILWNRSPENYRKYVFALLLCSYSALITFLVYPSAPPWFGVDAERILFHLDGVVGVPFYATIYAFFEPNPFAALPSLHAAYPWLISLFAIKIKRIKALPVLIFSFGVWFSAVYMGEHYVIDLVAGVAYATVAFFLVEKLTK
- a CDS encoding NDP-sugar synthase, whose amino-acid sequence is MLAGGFATRLRPLSCTRPKLLFPIGNKPLLDWTLEKLAKSHVKKVILAVNYMADTLIQHYGKSKHEMKLSYSIEEKPLGTGGAIKNAEKLIGDQKPFLVINGDIFTNFDHTKLLKKHKKNDAIATIALYHVEDPSRYGTVELAEKNRVAQFVEKPTSGEAPSNLVNAGMYILDPQIFDYIPSGQPVSIEREIFPKLADESKIYGHHFKDLWIDIGEPRDYLRVNQLLLDIKIKKSQIGKNSFIESEVEIKDPTIIDEEVTIGKKSKIGPHVAIGKHVIIRKKTHIENSVIFPQTIISDSTLIKDTIIGEGVIVGSHVKIKEGCIIGDHAVIQDNITLTQGVTVCPFRKVSESVLTPKCLM
- a CDS encoding nucleotide sugar dehydrogenase is translated as MPEMMTLKKEDINTPEKREKYTLSVIGCGRMGLSHACLFAEAGFKVIAVDANQRTINLIKKGKTPFMEPRLDVLLENHIKNGHLKATQDTREAASASDIIMFVVPTLIDRRKKPDYSAIEKACKDVGMELRLGSMIISASATGPGVTESLVKETLENTSGLKAGINFGLAYSPIHAIPGQVLQDINACTRVVGAVDEQSLRTGCLVLSTIVTGEIVKVKNIKTAEAVKLFESVYQDINLALANNFALFCEKAGIDIVEAQKAASTQPNCHLTTPEIVNEYAIQDHYLLVEESETLNVKLPMVTLARKINDEMLGHTVRLVRDALRVCGKNMRRAKVSIFGISCRPNVKVADGSQAKRFINMLNKKGMVVRVYDPLFSYKELVKMGYSAERTLKKTVEKADCLVIAVGHDRFRRLNLGKIKFLVKKPAAIIDMGRVIDPVKAEKEGFVYRGVGRGVWAE